One Dioscorea cayenensis subsp. rotundata cultivar TDr96_F1 chromosome 19, TDr96_F1_v2_PseudoChromosome.rev07_lg8_w22 25.fasta, whole genome shotgun sequence genomic window, CAGCATGCCTTCGTCCACTTCTTCGACTATATTAGCGGCTGCTTCTTCTCTATACCAGCATTGGTCTTTTATGTGCCcatatttcttgtagtgatgaCACTGAACAAATCCTCTGCCAACTTAAGAGCCTCTGGCTTGGTCAGTTTGACCTCATCCATGACCTCGGAACCTGCCTCGGAATGGACCTCGACCATGGCCATGATTCCCTTGCCGCGTGAACTGAGCCTGAGCATGGTTATCAGTAGTTACTTTGGCCTCAAAGGCTTTTTCTTCAACGTTATTGTCTTCATATAAATTAAGTCGAGCTTCATGAGCATGAAGAGAGCCTCCTAGTTGCTCAACAGTGAGTGTAGTGAGGTCTTGTGCTTCAATAATAGAAGAGACAACATGATGGAACCTTGGAGTTAGACTTCGCAGCACCCGTCCAACCACCGTTTGATCTGTGAGTGTGTCTCCCAGTTGGCGAATCTAATAAACAAGAGACAGAATCCGGTTCACATAGTCTTGAGTAGTCTCCGTGTTCTTCATCTTAGCAATTTCAAACTCTTGTCGCAGTGTGTGGAGCTTGACCGCAACTATTTTGGTGCTGCCTTGATGCTCCATCTTCAACAGATCCCATGCTTCCTTAGCGGTTTGAGCTTCAGAGATTCTTGTGATGGTCTTCTCGTCTAGTGCTTGTTGAATAAAGTGTAGGGCCCTTGCGTCCTTCTCCATGAGTGCATTCTCTTGAGTCTCATCCTCAGATGAGCAGGTCCCATTCTCCACTAAATCCCAGAGACCTCAGGACCTAAGAAGAGTCTTCATACGAAGACTCCAAATGCCATAGGGTTCAGCCTTGAAGAGTGGGACGCTTGCTTGACCCGTCCCAAGCTTGGAGTTGCTCCCTtccatagctctgataccactgttgtGGTGAGCCTCTTAGTTATGGTGAGTCTCAAAGGACCTGAGAAGAGAGGATACAACAATAGCTAGAAGGAAGCAAGGAAGGAGAAGAGTTTAAGTTAGAGCTTAAGATGAACTTTTCTAATTCTCATAATACTAGTCAAACAAGATATAAAGAGCAAAAGCTATTGCTTTGCCCAATCCCCAAGGAGCAAAGATATTGCTCTCCCCAATGACTGAAGAGAACACAAAACCATGCAACCTCGTACAAaccaaagataaagaaaacataacctTAACTATTTAGAGCAA contains:
- the LOC120284169 gene encoding uncharacterized protein LOC120284169, translating into MEGSNSKLGTGQASVPLFKAEPYGIWSLLENGTCSSEDETQENALMEKDARALHFIQQALDEKTITRISEAQTAKEAWDLLKMEHQGSTKIVAIRQLGDTLTDQTVVGRVLRSLTPRFHHVVSSIIEAQDLTTLTVEQLGGSLHAHEARLNLYEDNNVEEKAFEAKVTTDNHAQAQFTRQGNHGHGRGPFRGREEAAANIVEEVDEGMLFMAGNVTNTEEYAIRMLDSGCSNHMKGTRALFQDLDLSLRQTVQLGDNKELEVVGIGTVALPSSKGETKLLKDVQYVPQLAHNFLSIGQLLQT